GTTTCTAGAGAGTAGCGATACCTTCCATATCGCTTTATTGGTATCGATGTTGTTTCAACCAATAGCCGCCTACCATTTCTTCCTCTAAACAATCGTTCAACAGCTCTATTTCCTTTGAGTAAATCATGACGTAAGGAATCAAGTCTCTTATCACGTGTTTCCTCTGGCCACCAAGGATATGGTGCTCTACTACCAATAACCTTTGCAGAAGAGAAACCTGTAATTCTTTCTAGTGCTGGATTAATATATCTAACCGATGTGTCTTCGTTAATAACGATTATTGGATTCGGAGAATTACTCAGCAACTTAGAACTAAATTCCTCGCTCTCCTGTAAAGCCTCTTCCATCTTTTTACGCTCGGTCATGTCTCTTATTGTGTGTATTAGGCATATTTCACCACTGATTTCTATCAAATCTGCCGACAGTAAACCAAAACGTAGTTCACCCGATTTAGATCTAAAAGATACTTCAAGATCTCTTATCACCCCATCTTTCCGCAGCAAACGAGCCATTTCATTACGATCATCAGGATGTGGCCAGAAGCCTAGTTCAATTCCGGTACGGCCGACAACCTCATCACGCTGATAGCCCCAAATACGAAGAAAAATGTCATTTATCTCAATATATCTTCCCTCACTCAGGGTACTAATAGCCATCGGTTCGGGATTAGAATAGAAAGCCTTTGAGAACTTTTCTTCGGAGACAAGTAAAGCCTCTTCCATCTTTTTACGCTCGGTCATGTCTCTTATTGTGTGTATTAGGCATATTTCACCACTGATTTCTATCAAATCTGCCGACAGTAAACCAAAACGTAGTTCACCCGATTTAGATCTAAAAGATACTTCAAGATCTCTTATCACCCCATCTTTCCGCAGCAAACGAGCCATTTCATTACGATCATCAGGATGTGGCCAGAAGCCTAGTTCAATTCCGGTACGGCCGACAACCTCATCACGCTGATAGCCCCAAATACGAAGAAAAATGTCATTTATCTCAATATATCTTCCCTCACTCAGGGTACTAATAGCCATCGGTTCGGGATTAGAATAGAAAGCCTTTGAGAACTTTTCTTCGGAGACAAGTAAAGCCTCTTCCATCTTTTTGGTAACAGCCTTTTTACCTGTGGTCATTTCAATATAAATTTGGTTGATCTAACCGATTTAATAATTGAGCCCAACTGGCGATCACGACGGAAATATCATATTTGAAATTGTGAGATATCAAATAATATTTTGTGAATTATATGACTTAGTCTTTGTTCAAAACTATTAGCTAAATATTGAATACAGTCAATACGCGCATCACGTACATGTAAAACTACGAGGTAGTACTGGACTCATCAACAGTAACCATCCCTTTCTTTATGGCATGTAATGTTGCTTCGGTACGAGAACTAACTCCCAATTTTCTGAATATATTGACCAAATGGCCACTAACCGTATGCTCACTAATAAATAGCTTTTTCGAGATCTCTTTGTTGGTCATTCCCTTAGCTACCAAATTTAGTATTTCTAATTCCCGAATATGTAAATCATTGTTACCCTCAAGTCTTCCCTGTTCGTTACTGGTTACTCGGTGCACGTATTTACGAGCCAATTCAAGATTAAACACGGCCTCGCCAGAGTATAACAATCGGATAGAATTAAGTAAGTCAGCGGGATCTGAATCCTTTAGCAGATACCCGGAAACACCACTATCAATAGATGAAAAAACGTACTGGTCATTTTTATATGCGGTAAGGATGAGTATAGCAATGTTTGGGGACATCTTTGAGATCTCTTTGGCAGCCTCAATCCCATTCTTTCTCGGCATGCTGATGTCAAGTAATAAAACATCAGGGTTAAAACTTTGAGCCATCTCAACAGCTTCTTCTCCGTCTCGTGCTACAGCTATACACTCTAGATCCGGCTCAGTATTAATCAACTGTCGTAGCCCCTCACTAAATAGGCGGTGATCATCAGCTATCATGACCTTAATTTTTTTCATAATAATCCTATTCGTTGGATAATACTAAAGGGAGTATCAAATATAGTTGGCATCAATTAATCTAAAGACCACTCGATTCCCTCTATCCTTACTATAAAATAGAATTACCAAATATTCAATGATGGCAAAACCAAAAAGGGCCAATAATGAATCCTTGTCACATCTACAGAGAATTATTACATTTTACCAGTGCATATTAACTTGCTTCAAACATTATTATTCTTTGCATAAAAACATACTTTACTGGATGATTTTCAAACCACTGACGTCTATACTACATTGATAGTAGTGTCGTGTTTGAACTTATGGTTTTGTGCTTTTCGGGAATCCAGTCAGAGTACGCGATTATTTTATTTATATTCTAACGTTGCTTTTATATGTGTGTTACCCAGTGCAGATTATCCGCAAAGGTTAGTAGTATTCATATGATAAACAATTGCACCTCTTGACAAATCTCCTTACCTGTTTTAAAGTTGCTGCGTATCAAAACGCAGCAACTTTAAAACATTTAGATCCCAGATGATCAGAAGACGCAGTAAAAAAGAGAGGTGATTAAATGTAAATTTGAAAGTGGTCAAGCCACGTTATACAAAACAAATCATGTTGGAGGAGTTCTAAAGTGAATATCAAGGAACTACGAAGGTTGATTCTTGCTGTTAGTCTGGTAGCGGTGCTGGCAGTCAGCATCCCGATGATAAGCGGCTGCACGACCACACCAGAACCGACGCCCACTCCTACCCCAGGAGAACCAACACCAACCCCGACACCAGAGCCTGCTGTGGAAGGACAGACCTGGCATCTGCGAGGAATAGCCCCACAGGGTCGCAATATAGTAGAAAGAGATGCGATAGCTAACTTTTGTGATGTGGTTACTAAGGCAACCGGAGGGCGAGTAACTTTTGATTGGTACGCTGCTGGAGAGCTAATGGCGTCTGAGGAAGAGATACCTGCCCTTAAGGCCGGCGCTATTGATTGTGATTGGTACTATCCGCTCATGGGTACGGCTACCGGTATGAGAACCATCGAATGTGGTGCGCCATTCGCTACTCAAAATGTCATAGAATTCAGAACGCTAATTTATCAAAGGGGCTTAAAGGCACTTTTCGAAGAGTCATATGAACGAATAGGCCTTAAGTGGGTAGGAGTAGCGATGCATGACCCTCTGGAGATTTGTTCTTCTAAACCGGCCTACTCTCTCGAGGATATGGAGGGCCAGAGAATACAGCTCATGGCCGAGCATGCCTATCCATTCCAAAAGGTTGGAGTAGCTTGTTCCCCAACTCCTCCCTCAGATGTCTACCTGGCCATCCAGACCGGTGCTCTTGACGGAGTTGGATGGTCCGGCGCCGATGAAGCAGTACAGTTCGGTTTCAATGAGGTTGCTCCTTACCTTTGGGACCCGCCCTTTGTCGATGTCTGTACCGGAGTCCTTTTGTTCAATCCAGACGTCTGGGATTCTATGCCTGAGGATATACAGGAAATAATTAGTTTGGGGGCTAAAAACTTCGACATATGGGCTGAAACAATAAGAGCCTCAGGCGAGTACAAGTACCGAACCGATGGCTCCTTCCAGGAAATCTGTTTCCTCCCCGAGGAAGATATCGAGGTACTGCGGGGATACGGCATGGAGTATCTGGACATCGTAGCGGAGAGGGACGATTTGTGTGCCCAGGCAGTTCAGATAATCAAGGACTTCCGTGCTGAAGTGGAAGAAGCAAACTGGTACGGCCATTAATTTTGGCCAGTTAGCTTAACAATAATTATCTTGATTTCTTGAGATAGACCCCACCCCCGGGCTTAGTCGGGTCGGGGGTGGGGTGTGATTGTGTTGTAATCCTTTGAGGAGATCTTGAATGCCAAAACCGTTGATTGCTTATGTAATGGCTGTTGAGTCGTTCGTGTGGAAGATGTGGACAGGATTACGGTGGACTTCGATAGCA
This genomic stretch from Dehalococcoidales bacterium harbors:
- a CDS encoding PAS domain S-box protein; the protein is MTTGKKAVTKKMEEALLVSEEKFSKAFYSNPEPMAISTLSEGRYIEINDIFLRIWGYQRDEVVGRTGIELGFWPHPDDRNEMARLLRKDGVIRDLEVSFRSKSGELRFGLLSADLIEISGEICLIHTIRDMTERKKMEEALLVSEEKFSKAFYSNPEPMAISTLSEGRYIEINDIFLRIWGYQRDEVVGRTGIELGFWPHPDDRNEMARLLRKDGVIRDLEVSFRSKSGELRFGLLSADLIEISGEICLIHTIRDMTERKKMEEALQESEEFSSKLLSNSPNPIIVINEDTSVRYINPALERITGFSSAKVIGSRAPYPWWPEETRDKRLDSLRHDLLKGNRAVERLFRGRNGRRLLVETTSIPIKRYGRYRYSLETWTDITERERLKENLQLYVTEITKAQEEERKRIARELHDDTVQSLLTLGINIETIIRTEKRMPLSLIEKLRNIQRTTRSIADGVRRFSHNLRPDLLDELGISVALELLAKESELTGGPHTTVKKIGYELRLPSEQELLLFRIAQEALNNVKKHSQATEASIEVCFARKKVRLCVNDNGIGFDPPQELSNLARKGKLGLVSVSERVRLLDGSLRIDSHKGKGTTVVVDFPA
- a CDS encoding response regulator transcription factor, with protein sequence MKKIKVMIADDHRLFSEGLRQLINTEPDLECIAVARDGEEAVEMAQSFNPDVLLLDISMPRKNGIEAAKEISKMSPNIAILILTAYKNDQYVFSSIDSGVSGYLLKDSDPADLLNSIRLLYSGEAVFNLELARKYVHRVTSNEQGRLEGNNDLHIRELEILNLVAKGMTNKEISKKLFISEHTVSGHLVNIFRKLGVSSRTEATLHAIKKGMVTVDESSTTS
- the dctP gene encoding TRAP transporter substrate-binding protein DctP, which codes for MNIKELRRLILAVSLVAVLAVSIPMISGCTTTPEPTPTPTPGEPTPTPTPEPAVEGQTWHLRGIAPQGRNIVERDAIANFCDVVTKATGGRVTFDWYAAGELMASEEEIPALKAGAIDCDWYYPLMGTATGMRTIECGAPFATQNVIEFRTLIYQRGLKALFEESYERIGLKWVGVAMHDPLEICSSKPAYSLEDMEGQRIQLMAEHAYPFQKVGVACSPTPPSDVYLAIQTGALDGVGWSGADEAVQFGFNEVAPYLWDPPFVDVCTGVLLFNPDVWDSMPEDIQEIISLGAKNFDIWAETIRASGEYKYRTDGSFQEICFLPEEDIEVLRGYGMEYLDIVAERDDLCAQAVQIIKDFRAEVEEANWYGH